A genome region from Paralichthys olivaceus isolate ysfri-2021 chromosome 6, ASM2471397v2, whole genome shotgun sequence includes the following:
- the plpbp gene encoding pyridoxal phosphate homeostasis protein, which produces MWKVAMSDEVGKALQSVVERVNQAAARRLKTLPAVPPRLVAVSKTKPPEMVVEAYRQGQRNFGENYVNELVDKASDPLILESCPEIKWHFIGHLQKNNVNKLLAVPNLFLVETVDSAKLADKVNSSWQRLRGASTQRLKVMLQINTSGEQSKHGLPPEETVNTVKHIVSQCSALHFLGLMTIGRYGYNLTLGPNPDFQMLLSRRQEVCDSLKLPLEEMELSMGMSTDFEHAIEVGSTNVRVGSIIFGNREYPNSAANTPIPSPAPSPAPSPEKTTKTVSEEAAKKMQHLTVSEH; this is translated from the exons ATGTGGAAAGTAGCAATGTCGGACGAGGTTGGGAAGGCGCTACAGTCGGTGGTGGAGCGGGTGAACCAGGCGGCGGCACGGCGGCTCAAG ACACTGCCAGCTGTGCCTCCCCGTCTTGTAGCTGTCAGCAAGACCAAACCCCCAGAGATGGTTGTGGAGGCGTACAGACAAGGGCAGCGTAACTTTGGAGAAAACTAC GTTAATGAACTTGTGGATAAAGCTTCAGATCCACTG ATTCTAGAATCCTGTCCAGAAATCAAGTGGCACTTCATCGGCCATCTACAGAAGAATAATGTCAACAAACTTTTGG CCGTGCCAAACCTGTTCCTCGTGGAGACGGTTGACTCTGCGAAACTGGCTGATAAGGTCAACAGCTCGTGGCAGAGGCTGAGGGGAGCCAGCACccagaggttaaaggtcatgtTGCAGATCAACACCAGTGGAGAACAGA GTAAACATGGCCTCCCACCAGAGGAGACGGTGAATACAGTGAAGCACATCGTGTCCCAGTGCTCTGCCCTGCACTTCTTAGGACTCATGACTATCGGGCGCTATGGCTACAACCTCACCCTGGGCCCCAACCCGGACTTTcaa ATGCTGCTGAGTCGAAGGCAGGAGGTGTGTGACAGTCTGAAGCTTCCTCTGGAGGAGATGGAACTCAGCATGGGCATGTCCACAGACTTTGAGCATGCG ATCGAGGTGGGCTCCACCAACGTGCGAGTGGGCAGCATCATATTCGGCAACAGGGAGTATCCCAACAGTGCGGCGAACACTCCAATTCCCAGCCCAGCACCTAGTCCAGCTCCCAGCCCGGAGAAAACAACCAAGACGGTGTCCGAAGAGGCGGCCAAGAAGATGCAGCACCTCACAGTGTCCGAACACTGA
- the snrpg gene encoding small nuclear ribonucleoprotein G, protein MSKAHPPELKKFMDKKLSLKLNGGRHVQGILRGFDPFMNLVMDDCLEMGPGGQQNSIGMVVIRGNSIIMLEALERV, encoded by the exons ATGAGCAAAGCACACCCGCCCGAGCTGAAGAA GTTCATGGACAAGAAGCTTTCGT TGAAGTTGAATGGAGGCAGACACGTGCAGGGCATCCTGCGAGGGTTCGACCCATTTATGAACCTGGTGATGGATGACTGTCTGGAGATGGGCCCTGGGGGACAGCAGAACAGCATTGGCATGGTG GTCATCAGGGGAAACAGCATCATCATGCTGGAGGCCTTGGAGCGAGTATGA
- the LOC109630922 gene encoding zinc finger protein 672, translated as MDGVSWSTARTPESFSRSRTSTDTLSRLASFIARADTKQHTHAQRQRPSHLPVYVCSECGKNFPYAEDLLQHQELKHSLPKPHRCPSCGQEFSLRSSLQLHKCDGDSSPCELCCGESRHGSPCTHHTIDPGRPQEKSLHLQPHVLDSSPYACAPCGRGFSQKQALLQHQQAGCSEPPSPSDVVGASSLPDDSPPVSEGDTTRSDSSDTPGPSSRAVRLCQFCSRSFRTEAGLQRHKQCSHPKEQSRAPQRQKTKGECTSGDTRKGGDANKHPNKNSKSKKKLLKCRSCDMVFMSTSKLYMHRKEKHSREKSTRRDPKPVVKRRWRGDGNPCQVCGKVFFHHLSLKAHYRWHTASSFSTVNDKSLSEGSSAKDYKSLENRPNNIKAKLKDKKGRPGPGRPRKVPILEIKESVRRCKEVPEEKEAEEEEEREFPCPSCAEVFSLHSELREHMELHQSSVKRRHCSVCTNEMDTCKWPGSKRHRLYHCVPCQQGFSAMDSFLEHCQEHLRVRVEEDGLTEGSVQQATKV; from the coding sequence ATGGATGGAGTCAGCTGGAGCACAGCTCGGACCCCGGAGTCGTTCAGTCGCTCCAGGACATCAACAGACACTCTGTCCCGGCTCGCCAGCTTCATCGCTCGGGCAGACaccaaacagcacacacacgccCAGAGGCAGCGACCGTCCCACCTGCCGGTGTATGTTTGTTCAGAGTGTGGCAAGAACTTCCCTTATGCAGAAGATCTGTTGCAGCACCAGGAACTAAAACACTCATTACCCAAACCTCACCGGTGTCCCTCCTGTGGGCAGGAGTTCTCCCTGCGGTCGTCCTTGCAGCTACACAAGTGTGATGGTGACTCCTCTCCGTGTGAACTTTGTTGTGGAGAGTCACGGCACGGCTCTCCGTGCACGCATCACACCATAGATCCCGGCAGGCCCCAGGAAAAGTCACTCCACCTCCAGCCTCACGTCCTGGACAGCAGCCCTTACGCATGTGCTCCCTGTGGGAGAGGATTCAGCCAGAAGCAGGCcctgctgcagcatcagcaggCTGGCTGCAGTGAACCGCCATCCCCGTCAGATGTAGTTGGTGCGAGCAGCCTTCCAGATGATTCTCCTCCAGTTTCTGAGGGAGACACAACCCGCTCTGATTCCTCAGACACCCCAGGGCCCAGCAGCAGAGCTGTCCGTCTGTGCCAATTCTGTTCAAGAAGCTTCCGTACAGAGGCCGGTCTGCAACGCCACAAGCAGTGTAGCCACCCCAAGGAGCAGTCGAGGGCCCCACAGCGACAAAAGACCAAAGGAGAATGTACCAGTGGAGACACAAGGAAAGGGGGAGATGCCAATaaacatccaaataaaaattccAAATCCAAAAAGAAGCTTCTGAAATGTCGCTCTTGTGACATGGTTTTCATGAGCACCTCCAAGCTCTACATGCACAGGAAAGAGAagcacagcagagagaaaagtacCAGGAGAGATCCGAAGCCAGTCGTCAAAAGGCGCTGGAGAGGAGATGGGAATCCGTGTCAGGTCTGCGGCAAAGTCTTCTTCCATCATTTGTCACTTAAGGCACATTACAGATGGCACACAGCCTCAAGCTTCTCTACAGTCAATGACAAAAGCCTGTCTGAGGGAAGCAGCGCCAAAGACTACAAGTCACTGGAAAATAGACCAAATAACATAAAAGCCAAATTGAAAGATAAGAAAGGAAGGCCTGGACCAGGGAGGCCCAGGAAAGTGCCCATTTTAGAGATTAAGGAGAGTGTGAGGAGATGCAAGGAAGTGCCTGaagagaaggaggcagaggaggaggaagagagagagttcCCATGCCCCTCCTGTGCAGAGGTTTTCTCTCTGCATTCCGAGCTCAGGGAGCACATGGAGCTCCACCAGTCGTCTGTGAAGAGGAGGCACTGCAGTGTGTGCACGAACGAGATGGACACCTGTAAATGGCCGGGCTCAAAGAGGCACAGGCTGTACCACTGTGTGCCCTGTCAGCAGGGGTTCTCAGCCATGGACTCTTTCCTAGAACACTGTCAGGAGCACCTGCGAGTCAGGGTGGAGGAGGACGGCCTCACAGAGGGCTCCGTGCAGCAGGCCACTAAAGTCTGA